The sequence TGAGAGGGACTGCAGTTTCTACACTGTGCATCTGTCTCCCTCCCTTCTTGGGCCATACTTAGGTATAAATGGTTGAACTAGTTGATGACCATAGCTAATTCTAGTTTTGGATTAGAATAAGATAAGTCTTAGTAAGTTGATCATTGAACCAATTATTTTCGCTTGGGACTGTAAAATTTGACATTGTATGAAAAACAGCTGAATAGACACATTTGGAAAGtaatattgaaaatttggatATTATAAAGGAGTCTTTTATCAAAAAATGTATCCAAAGTtcactgaaaaaaaaatgacgataattgatagtttcgtaaacctcaagaaaatttgactttgtATGAAAACAGCTGAATGTACACATTTGGAAAGtaatattgaaaatttggatATTATAAAGGGGTcttttatcacaaaatgtaTTTGAAGTTcactgaaaaataaatgacGATAattgatagtttcgtaaacctcatGACGTATAACAAATGATGCAACTATGTATTCTGGACGAACCTCTGATGGTGAAAATTCATGTTTTTAACTCAATCCGATAACGTTTGTTACCACTTCAAGTGATAATTAAGCTGTAATATAGACAATTTCATAAAGAAATCCAAAATGCAAAGGATATCAACTATTGGATGGATTTGTTGTCGAATCattatttcttattattttaagtCCATTGATCTTCTGCCACGTAAATAtccttgttctttttttttttttttgggttctgaCTCAGCTTGGTGTGTTGAAATGCTTTTTCCCATTTTTAATATTTCGTTCCCTTTGTGCCCCTGGAATAGGGCTAAGTAAGAAATCGGAATTAGATAAACTTGATCCCCTAGTTGATTCAATTCTATCAATTCGTAGTTTTTAGGGTATTGCATTACTCATTTTCAGGTGgaatatacatattttttatttattctgtGTTAGTAAAGAGCCCTGACTCAGCTTGGTGTATTGAACTACTATTTCCCTTATGTAATTTTTCGATCCCTTTGTGCCCCTGGAATAGGGTAAGTAAGAAATCGGAATTGAATCAACTTAATCCCCTAATTGATTCAATTCTTAGTTTTGAGGGTATTGCATTACTGATTTTTAGGTGGAACCTACAAATTTTTGATTCTTTGTGTTAGTAAAGAGGAACTGGAATAATTCCCTTGTCGTATCCATCCTGataagtaaacatgccatTCAAAAATTAAGTTTACGCAGTAGTAGCATCCACAATTAGTACAAGGACATGAAAAGTTAGATTTTGGATTATAACTTCAATATGCAAGTGCGAATTTAAATTCCAAGTTCTGCAGATTTCAATGCCTTACCATTAGTTCCTTCGATATATGCGACCACTCAATTCGGTAACAGATGACATTACTAATACAAACTAAACAAATGTTGAGATGACCAAAAATTAGCTTTCCCAAAAAAAGGTGCCCTATGATGTTTAAATATCAAGCTGCCTCAAGTTCTGCCTACCCTTAAAACACCTATGAAAGCTGGACAACAGAGAAAAAGTGCTGTATGGACTACAAAGTACAGACAACTGAGAGCTGGGGGAGAAAAGCCTTATCTCGAAAGCTTTAGTCTTGTAAATGACATCCTGATGCTAGCTAAGGTTACAAGGATTTCTGACTTCCCACCAAATCACACCTTTTTGATAATCTGAACAACATCTTCATCTTCGAGGAGATGCTCCTGTTGTGTCAAAGTAACAAACATGCAACTTAATTAACAAATCGAACGTTCGTCAATAAGTCACAAATCAAGCAGTAGCAAATGGAAGATACAAGCATGCTGAACAGAGATTAAAAATCAACCTTGCCAACTCTTTGGGGCTTGTGTTTCGCGCTTGACCCCCAAACCAGAGCACTGCAACAGAACCTCAAAGTTAACTTTCATGAACAACGATGGGGAAACAAGCTCAAAAGAAACAATGAGGCGTACAACAGTGCTTCAGAACAAGTCTCAAGTACAGAAATCACATGGTATTTATACGTAATCTGGTCCACACAAAAGTTGAAGCCTATATCCACTTTAAAGCTCTACTTTTCCACAGATGTTAAGACAAGTGCATCAAGTACCTTTTTCTGTTGTCGGACTACATGTTATCATttccaaaccaaaaaaataataacaataagaAAATTTAGGAGAGGTACTTACTACTTAAATTGTTTAATAAAATCTTTATGAATCCGTTCACAGAAATCCTCAACCGTTCTTGTCTTAGACGACAGAATCACAGGATCTTCATAGTCTGGATTCATCCCTTTAGGTTTTGTATATATGCGAGTTAAATTAAGATACTCCCATATTTTCTCCAGCAAACCATCGAGATTCCATTCCAGGTGAGCACTGCAGATCAGTCATGGAAAATTACACGATTAAAGTTTAAAAACTACCACACAGTAATTTCAGAAATGTGAACCAACCAAACAACACCAGAAAATGGTGAAAAGTTACGAGAAACAAACAGCAGCAATATAGTAACAAACAATGCCGAGGAAAAACAAATCCAAAGAATGACGCATAGGTACTACACAATCCAAGTCCAATTGGATCAATGACTACAAGCTGTATGCTattgatttgaatttgtaaAATACCTAATACCTTATTCCTTATGTCATGCTTTGTACAACTGCATAATGTTTGAACACTAAGCCTAATGCTTAATTAATCTTATATTGAAAACTACAACGCTTCTTAATTTGTAGATACTTTAAATACATTGTTTTTTCtggaaaattataatatttaatgcATTGTTGAAAATGTCCACTGGCAGTAATGTTTTGGCACTAGTCGAATTCCTCTAACAggcttttaatatttttaattagagTTTCCAACATGTTATATCTCAATCATAATACAGAGGTTCAAGCTCTTGAAGGGGAGATAGATAGAACAtccaaaaattccaaataCTCCTACAAAGATGTTGCAACAATAATCTGCtatgaaattataatttcggtcataaataaaaattacctGACTGGACAGTAGTGAGGAAGTTTATCCAAAATCTCAAGCTCTTCAAGTGTAATCTGATCAATCTTGTTCACAACATAGATGCAAGGCATATATATCCTACTGCCTTCAATTACATCTATGAGGTCATCAGCAGTTGCATCAAACCTAAGAGTGATATCAGCATTGTGAATTCTGTATTCGCTACATATTGCCTTCACAGTATCAAGATCCAGATGTGTGTTGGTAACTGTTGACGTGAAATTAATCCCACCCTTATCTTTCTTCCTGAAGGTCAGGTTAGGTGGTTCCTTGTTTAACCTGCTCAGAGTAAGCATGTATCCATTATAAGAAGTACAAACTATCTAGGACGAGAATGTACAAGTAATGTCTCCAGATAGTGTGTGACGAAGATTACATACATATAAATCTAGATGCACACACATACTGTGTGtgtactaaaaataaattgtaacAAGTATGGAACAAGGTGTTTACTGCAAAAGAATAAAGGTAATTGAGATATTCCATATTTGGCAATAACAGAAAGCTGAACAGCTTCCACTGtttaccaaaaaagaaaagcacagTGTACATTACTAAACCATTTGAAGAGATCTGAGTTTCAAATCCAGACAGGTCTGTACCAGCTAATTCAACACTACATCATCCACACGAAATGTGCACCCTAGGATGTAGTTCCCAGGAAGATTTCatacaagaaattataaaatatatatacaacacacacacatatattgGTCAACCAATatttcaaacttgaaaaaaaaatttatatgatGTAAATGAAATGTACAGGTACAACCAACATAAAAGATCATTCGATCATCTGATGTTTCATATGGCATGATAGCATTGACCAATGCATTAGATCTGATAAATCATATAACACACAGTTAACACTAtaacaacaaaataacaaacatATGCAGACCAGATACAGAGTTAACCGCATAGATTACCTTATGCCAAATCCCTCAAGCTCTTTCTCAATTAGACGCTTGTGAGTTATTGGCTTTATTGCATCAAGAACAAttaaaatgcaattgcatgtccTAGCAGTGCTGATAACCTGGATGACATGAAAGTTCAATAAGCTGAAACGCAAACccagaaaggaaaaagcaCAGAGACAAACCCAGGAAGGAAAAAACAACTCATTTTCTGTATTCCAAACAATCTCTGCCATATCTCAAGCCTTGATTGGTATAACACATCACACAAATTATATCAATACCATTCATaaccaaaagggaaaaatatcTCAAGCGTCCTTTACAACTGGAAAAGGTGCAAAATATACAAGGTCGGTCTTTTGCAAAAGTATGTTATAAAATGTCTTTATAAACTTCCATGACCAAAACCATTGGAATAGTTGGCAATATGTAAGGAGACAATACCGGTCATTTGTTTATTCAGCAACTGTTTGGTCTATCCATCTAACCACATacagtattaaaaaaattgcataGAAAACTGAGCCGCTGAGGGTATAGGAGCATCTATACATTATCAAACACTCGTTCAGGTCCTTGCCCAGCAGCCTGTATAATATAACCTAATTTTCATGGACTTGGCGGGGTATTGACACGTCTGAGCATTATACGACGACATGCTTGCCCAGTTTTATGTTCAGCTGCAAGCATGTCAAAAACATGACCTCTACGTAGACCTATAGTTTAACTCAAGACAGTGAGTAGTAACATTCTGCAGGACCTAAGAGAAGATATGCAGGGGATTGTAAATTCCCTTTCTCTAACATGTTTGCCACATTCATGTCCAGTAGTAAGCATGTCAAACAAACATGCCACTGTGATGGTGTAAAATACCTGTCTTGCACAAGAGTTATTGCCCatttaaacatgaaaaaaaatctcGAAAAGATAATGCTGGAGAATCTGCACATCCTATCAGATAAGCATGTAACTTGTAAAATCTATTTTCTAgccaaatataaaatttcattGACCAACCATGAAGTTTATAAAAGGCTCCTAATTGGAgaaatcaaattgaatatGTAATTTGGATATGAGATCATTGCTTGGAAAAAGGACTGATGGAACAGAAAGAGAACAGGAAACTGAAAAGTgagaggggagaggggagaggtagaggagagagaggtgaGAGAAGTTAGGGAGGGATGAAGGAAAATACAAAAGATGCTGTTTAAGATATAATTAAAAACTACATACAGTTATAAGGGttctagttttaatttttagtttaaaatCTTTCAAACTTCGTCACCACTCtcatctctcttctcttttctcaTTTCACTCTTgattgttaaaaaaagaaaaaaagagagagagaaacattATCAAATTGGTGGTGAGATTTAAGAGCAGAATGCagatattaaaaacaaaaatgagtaTAAGAAATAAGTGAATTGAAATAAATCCTCAGCATGCTAGGGTAGCACAATGTGGAACAAATATCACACATTACCTGTCTTCCTCTACCTTTTCCATCCTTAGCACCCTCAATAATTCCAGGTAGATCTAACAACTGCAAATTAAAGTATGAAATTCAAAAGTTAAAGAATCAAAACTGACAATAAGGGAAACAAATGAACCAGTCTCGACAAGTGAAAATTTGGTATCATGTTTTGGAAGCACATCTTCCATAAAATCCAGTACAGCCATTTCgaataaaactaaaatattaaGGCCATGTTTTGACACAGCACACATAGTTACCCTAATTTATATAAGTATCCCTCCATCTCATGCATAAGTTCAAAATGGTGGCTACCAACCTATAATGGTGAAAAATGATGTAAGGCACTCAAATCATAAAGCATATAATATGATGAAAATGACTTCCCGAAGGAAAATAtgataaaaagaataattaaaagaagaaaaaggtaaaAATGCATCATGGAAGGATTTTACCATGAATCCATCGTTGATTCTATAATGACTTATTACCACCACATTAATCTACATAAACAGCATTAACTTAATTAAGGAGTCCAGGAAATAAAGGTGGAAAAGGGAGAAAAGGCGGGGGTGCAGCAGGTTGGGGATTGATTCAGCAACTGGTCTTTTATCTTTACTTTTACCTAAGATGATGGTTCACCATTCATGAAACCTTTGCTGTACTTATCtactttttagaaaaatacaaatacaaagtTTAAACACATTGAAAACATgcacattttatttttaattgtcaAATCTCTATCAACATTACACATCCAAAAAAAGAATAGAACTgacaaaaagacaaaaaaaagtgGAAGTTGATGACTGTgagacaataaaaaattgtactATATTATTATATCCACACACGCATGCTTAGATGTATGAATTAACATATGCATGTATACACACAGCCACATTGAGATAAGAGAATTTGGTTTCTCCTTCTAAAGTATAAGCTAAATGTAACAGAGATAACAATACTGCAAATTATACTACCTGAATTTTTGCACCTCGATACACGATCACACCTGGGATGCAAGTCAAGGTCGTGAATTCATAGGAAGCAACCTGTAAACAAAAACATTACATGGTCTTCAGAATATCAGGGATTTTCTTAAAATCCTAGTTGGCAACCCACAATTATTGCATGGCTGCACAATGAAGGAAGGaataacaataataacatTCAGGTTTCACAAAGTAAACAAGCATTTAGGTTTTATCACATATGTAGATATCAGACACAAACACAGGAATGCCTAACACCCAAAACCCCAACATTTTAAAGCAGAAGGTTATAAATGAAACCAAATTACAAAGTATTTCTACACATAGTTCTAATCCGCTGATCCTAAATTACATTTGCTGAGAGTTTCTATGCAATAGCATCCTTAAAAGACATAAGacaatgataaaaaaaaaaaaaacattgattGAGGATCTCTAAATAGGGAGACCAGGCAATGAATCCCAGTAGATTGCacagaaaattagaaatttaattttgaccCAATATTATAGACGTGTCAACAGATTAAACATCATAAGTAATCTCAATCAAAATCTATATGCTTCCATGCCTAACATACTTCGACAAATAattctttttctcaaaaaaatttatttgccTCATACAGATTTTGCGTAGATTGAGATTAATCAACAGTTCTCTACCTCTGAGAAGGTCCCTGTTAATTTGTTCAGCAGTGTAGATTTCCCAACTGAAGGGAAACCCACCAAACCAACTCTTGCATCTCCGCTTTTAGTAACATCAAAACCTTCACccgcaccaccaccaccttttGATGGAGGCTCAAGTAGGTCTCTCCTGAGCTTTGCAAGTTTAGCCTAGCAACAAATGACCAAATTACATCTGGATCAGTTCTGTCAAATGATGAAATCATAAACAGCAATTTAATGTCAAATATTACAACGAACAAGAATATTTACCTTCAGCAAGCCCAAGTGATGGGCAGTAGCCTTGTTCTTTTGAGTCCTAGCCATCTGCAAgtaataagaaaaaaacaaagaactaTTAATATCCAAGTCAATAAAGGAATATGCAATATCCAGAAGCAGCACCTCCAAAACAGTAACTGCATTTCAAACAGTTGATTGAGAAGTAATAAATCAAAAGCACCAAAACCTGGACCTACAGCtattcaataaaatcaaacttgGACTGTTAATCATgtagttttaaaaatacacaagaaagaagaaaaacagaatcaaagatatgaaattttgtttCCTAAAACTGTTATCttcaaaacaaacaatcaGCAGAGAGCCCTCAATTTAACTTCAGTCTAAAAATCTTGGAAATCCATTAAAAGAACCAAAAgccaaactcaaaatttcaatctTTTGTTCTTGTATTTTCCTTGATTGGAGTTGAGTGGACATAGACAGTTTCTAACTGTTGGAAATTAACAAATCTAAAAGACCCTAAGAATAATGACAAAAAATATGCTTCCCCTTCTATTTACATATtgttcgaatttttttttcttagctATTAAAGCCCTAAGCATCAAAGAAATGATaaggctaaatttttttacgCTTCCCCTCACTTATAAAGAATGTTCTAGGGTTTTTCATTCGCAGAAAAAGTACAACAGAGATTGCAGTACAGGCAAATACCTCATCTTCGATGTCCTTAATTTTCTGCATCAAAGTCGCCATTGCTGAAGCACTTGAAGCACACTAGCTCGGAGAGGGCGTGGGAGAGATAGAATGGAGATGTACGGAAGGGCCTGTGATCGGGCTCGGAATGATTCTGCTGAAGTGTTTTCTGACTGGTAGAGCAAGGAGAAGAATTGGAAGGTACCAGAAGCAAGTGGGGGTAGGGTAAAGTCTATTTGAAGTTTTGAACCCATTTATTTCATAAACATACCCACTCAATTTTACTTCTTATCAGAATTACAAATTTATCCCTTATCCtgtctataaaaaaaatatttatttatcccttgtcaattaatttttagactttttcagatttctcttcaattaaaaacaataataataatttgccCCTTCGATGTAGGAtcaactttttgtttgaatgtaATTAAGCCAATTATCCAAAGTAGTGTGTTTGCACTTTTACACTCGGATTCAATACCcttcttagttttttttttttttagtaaaaaaagaaacattacaAAGAAGAtctttacaaaatgaaaaattctcAAACCATACACACGTGGTTGAAGAAATATGACCGCATTTAGGCCCCGTTTAGTTCACGGaatgaatttgaggggaaattaTTTCCCATGTCGTTTCCCAAGGAATGAGAATGAAAGATTCATTTCTCACGTTTGGTAATGTCGGGAAAGTAACCGGAAGATTTCACTTTgtttcatttcccatgtttgttttgagtagaaatagaaaacaaaatttgcataatttttcaattatacccatattaaatcaaataaaaaaagaatgcatttaatgatacgctgtaattataaattgttcataaggacaaaatagtcatgaaaattgtgcattgaatgttggctcattttctcaaattttcccatgaggagggaaaacaaaacccaagttaagAAGAAGGCTTCACTTTTCCTCCTACTTTCCCATGTGCCAGGCAACCATTTCCTATgcctggacttaccaaacatgagaaaacaattgaattCTCATTCCCAAACCtcctttcccatgaaccaaatggGGCCTTAGCTTGATTAGATTCCAAATAAGTATTTCTGTGTATTGAATTCCCAATTAGTATCGaaattcaatcaaaacccTTAAACAGCTGCCAAATATCTTGAACAATAATTTGCACATTTCAAAGAGGACTTGATTATTCCCCTTTCCCGTgcattatatttgtttagtgCCCGTTTggtattgcttatttggggtaataagtgattttaaaaaatttttgagaagcccaacccgtttgataaactgtgagaaaatcacttattgttaaaaattgctgtgagagaaagctataaaggaaagcagctaatgaggtgctttcattttctgattatgcagaaatcagtttcgaagaggctctgggtttaatgattatgcggcaatcatattctgattatgcataaaatcaataccaacaacacttttaacaaaatttttaccaaacgtcaaactgctttctctcacagcaaatctgacagcgattattttcacagcacaacaatgccaaactggccaTTAGAATACCGTTttcttatattaaaaaaaaacaatttaaatcaGGTAACTTTTTCTCGGCg comes from Prunus dulcis chromosome 6, ALMONDv2, whole genome shotgun sequence and encodes:
- the LOC117632608 gene encoding developmentally-regulated G-protein 3, with the translated sequence MATLMQKIKDIEDEMARTQKNKATAHHLGLLKAKLAKLRRDLLEPPSKGGGGAGEGFDVTKSGDARVGLVGFPSVGKSTLLNKLTGTFSEVASYEFTTLTCIPGVIVYRGAKIQLLDLPGIIEGAKDGKGRGRQVISTARTCNCILIVLDAIKPITHKRLIEKELEGFGIRLNKEPPNLTFRKKDKGGINFTSTVTNTHLDLDTVKAICSEYRIHNADITLRFDATADDLIDVIEGSRIYMPCIYVVNKIDQITLEELEILDKLPHYCPVSAHLEWNLDGLLEKIWEYLNLTRIYTKPKGMNPDYEDPVILSSKTRTVEDFCERIHKDFIKQFKYALVWGSSAKHKPQRVGKEHLLEDEDVVQIIKKV